The window agaagatgaaACAACAGAAGAATAGAATATAAGGTTAAAGTTTTTAGTTTCACACCATTTACTACAAAGaacaattttaataatattagtATATTATCGATTAATGTGAGTATATACCATACCATGAATGTGAGCAACCACCCTCATGTGTTTGCGCTAGTGACTAACCTCCTCTTTTTCTTACTTCTTTCGAAGTTCTTTGAACATATTTAGGTAATAATGTTTTGTTttgaataaaaaagaaacaattcaACTAGATTATTTTTTAGAGAGAATCCATCGTGTGCCGCTGACTTTGTCCctgttctataatataccacTGAGTTTGTTAAGTTCTACAGTATGTCATTGTATTTTGCTTaaattctataatataccatcaCCGTCCATTTAAATTCCATTAGTACTTAATTTTGTCCTAATGATCGAAATATCCCTAGGaaaaaaatttccaaaatttggcCGAAAATTCcgaaatatcatattataaacgAGACAGAGAAGTTGCCCATCTCAAACTTTGTAAGTTTTACTATCTGTATGATAAAATTGTATAATGCTAACTGAGGCCAACTAGATGAcaatggtatattatagaagttaAGTAAAATGTGATGCCATATTAGAACTTGAGAAACCCAACGACATATTGTAGAGCAAGGACAAAATCAGTGACACACAATGAATTGTCTCTGTTTTTTATAGTTGTTCGGTTAACTACCTATCTACTATGATGCggcaattttagaaaaaagttaaaTCTTATACTATAAGTCCATATCTTACACATTAAATTACATAcacttataatataattttcaaaatataaaataccCTATTCTCATTTTATAGGAGAAATATGGAAAATGatttattatctatttaattatgagaaaaatattagttcaaattaacatatatgtagaaaataaaaaacaatatgaAAGAATTATGGAAATACCTACTAATGTAGTCATCATATATCATGCAATGAGAAAAGAAGACCATAGTCGAATGCTTTATTATTGAGCAAAAATGATGGTATTATTTTTATCATCTTTTAGAGGAATCTATCTAACCATAATTAATTAGCCCGTGTGAGTAGAAGTCTGTATCGTCATGCATCAATATATCATGAGATTATTAGTTATAGCTAAGTACACCGACCCAACCATACTTAGCATATCACAAGACTATCGGGTAATGGACAATTATCTTTAATTGTGCTAGAGAAAAaagtactccttccatcccataaaaaaccaacctagaactggatgtgacacatcctagtaaaataaatctagacatgcatatgttcagatttattgtactagaatatgccACACCAGTTCTAGATTCATTTTTtgtgggacaaagggagtaaatTACAGTCCATACTACGTATTCTTAAAAATTCTTAAAAGCTTCATATAATGTTATTCTTTAACCATtctttatatttacacaataGCTAACTTTACATTTCAATTTGGACCACCTTATTCTATCCATCTCCAAGTCCGGTGACTCAGCAATTACTCCGCACATtaactatctctctctctctccattttctttttccctccgaTAGTTGGATAACCGATAGATCTAGCAAGGAGCCTAGATATAGTTCCTTCGCTCTTTGTTAGGTCAGCTCCTACCTCCCAAAGTCCATGTAAGCCCGACATCCCCGACCTCAACAGCAACCATAACAATAGTGTGCATCACGAtaggagaggagaaaaagatTTGTCGGTTACTAAAGGGTAAGGCTGCGCATGTAAAGGCAAAGAGGAGGAACGATGGTGGCTCATGGAGAAAGAGCGGTGATGGCGGTGCAGTTAGTGGTTGCTGGTGGTATGAAGAATTTGTTGTCGACACAATCACTTAATTTTTTCTTAAGTATTGATGATACATGGGTCACCAGTTATATAAAGAAATAGTCCTAGCTagttttaaaataataaaaatattgacTGAATTGACCATTGTTTCACAATGGACCAGGTCATGGTTAGTCTTTTCAATTTAGGCCATATATCTTTGCAATTATTTGCAACATGGACCAGGCTGAGAGAGTTGGGCTGGCTGCTAAGATGACTTTTCTACTCCAGCCATGTAATTAACATCACGATAAGCTCGAGCGAGCCTCGATCATCACGCAAACCAGAAAGGGGATCGGCGGCGCTGGTGAAGTTaggagaggaggcggtggccAGGAGCACAGGACAGTACAGCTTAGAGAAAGATTAGAGCCACATACATTTGGGAGGAGTTAATGGATTGATTCATGCTTGCTTTCTCGGTTATTTTCCCAGCCTCCACCTCCAGTGGCTGTTGGCGCCGCTGCCGGACCGGGACAGGTAACGGGATTACGATTTTCATTTGGGCAGAAGCAACGGATGATATGATTAACAGGATGTTATGCAGGCTGTAGATCGATGGTGGAAGCGCACGAAGTAGAAGACATTGCCACTTAATTCGCAGCGTGGCCTTATTCAGTTCATGATGCAGCTCACACTAGCATTACAAGAAGATCAACGCCATTGCCAGTATGCCTGGCATTACCTGCCGGCTGCCGCCATGCTTCGGAGTGGATGGTTCACCGCGCCCGACAGCGCGTCGGCGAGGGTGTGAGGCTGGATAATGGATTGGCTAATAGGGATTGGTACTTGCCGTCCACCACTCACGCTGTTGGCACAATCTCCTCCGGCGTTGTCGACGTCGGCCTTGAGCCCGCCCTACGAGAGCCACTTCATCTCTCTACTAAGTAAACGCGATGTTGGAGCCGCGCTGGCAGTGAAAAACCTAGATTGCTATACCTGGTCCAAGCAATGTTAAGTGAAAAGTTTGGTATAGACATGGTTCATTATGCAACTTGGGTAATAGTTCCTTCTTTTTCATAATGTAACTTACTATACCatagtgcaatttactctaaaaatatTGAGAAAAGGGCGGGTATCgcgtaaaagaaaaagaaaaatctaagtctcctccgctccttgtGCCGCCGCCAAGACGAACAGGGGAGGGCCGGGCGGCGAGACGAGCAGagcagcggaggggaggggatcctggtgagcatccgCGTGCcctttctgattcatctctctctctctcccaccccaCCGGGActggaatttgcttgcgttcGTGAACCCtactagcttctcttctagatctggaagaagctctttTCCTCCTCCTTAATTTGATAGCCTTAAACCTCTCTTAATTCAAGTAATAACAGTTTGTTTCTTCACCCAAACccccatgtcccaagttggatccgccgCTGATATGAGTTTGTGGCTTTCTTCAGTATAGATGAAAGTTCTCAAATATTTACCTGCAGGGGATCTTAAGTTTGTTGTTCAGTTGAGTCTAGGCAGAGTAGCTCCGACCATGGTTTTTCTGCCATCATGATCAACTAAGATTCGGTTCTTAAATAGTATATTTTAGAATCAACCAAAATACAGTTTTTGCTTATCCTTCTTATATACTTGATCTCGTACGTTTCCAACGTGCACTTAGATATTTGATCTCTCAAGTTCTGAACAATTAATCTGCAAGGGGGAAATGACTTAACTTTTTATCACTTTTCTCTACATGTTTATAATTAAAGCTGCCACAATATGAATGCTCCATATGTAAATGAATCTGCTGAGTCCTTCTTAATTGGTCATAAGGATAtatttacaaaatatgtccactCATAGTTTTTTCAGTGTACATGTATGAGGGAATAACATATTGAGATGCTTATGCTGAGGGAAGaagtgctatttttttttaaaaaaaatcgtacatgAGTCATGGCTGTACCTGACTTGATGTGTGTATGATCGGTTTTAGCATTAATATTCAAGCAAATTAGTGCATAGGTCAAGTTGATTTTTTCCTCTATAATGATAGTTTGTGGCATTTCTGGTGTTCTTGTGTGAGTTGTGTTGTTGAGATGATTGACAAtttggtacttcctccgtttcatattataagactttctagcattgcccacattcatatatatgttaatgaatctagacatatattaatgaatctagacatatatgtgtgcctagattcattgacatctatatgaatgtgggcaatgctaaaaagtcttataacctgaaacggaggtagtactacatTGAAGTTTATGGTGATCTTGTGGCCTGCTGTTCGagaagctgaaaaataaagtttgCATCACGTACCATGAGATTATTTAACGAGATGGTCACATTTTCATTGCATCAATGATTTGTTTATGTGTTGCAGTCATGGAAATTAATACTGGTGATATAAGGGGCTATGCTTATGTTCCCTCTCGCAAGGCCGCCGGGTCGCCATTATGCCGACGCCACGCTCCGCAGGGGGCAGTGGCGGCTCTCCCACCACCTccgcgccgcagccgcagccacaAGCGGTGGTGGTGCGCCCGACGTGTTCGATGCAGTGCCTGCCCTGGACGACCGCATGCGGTGCAGCGCGCTGCTCAGGGAGCGCGCAGTGGGAGGGGACCACTACGGGTGCACCTCCCTCCTCCGGTGGATGCTGGCCCGGGGACTTCGCCCCAACAGGCTGGCGCTCGCTGCGGCGGTCAAATCGTCGTCCGCGCTCCCCgactgccgcggcggcgcggcgctcgggAGGTGCCTCCACGGGCTCGCTGTCAAGGTCGGGTACGCGGATGGCGCGGTGGTGGCAAAGGCGGTCATGGACATGTACGGGAGGATCGGGTCTCTCGCGGACGCCCACACGGTGTTTGATGAGATGAGCTGCTCCGACGCGGTATGTAGGAACATCCTGATCACTGCCTCCTCCCGTGCTGGACTTTACAACGATGTGTTCCATTTGTTCCGTGCAATGCTTGCTAGTGGTGTAGATGAGAGCATGCCAACTGCAGTCACGGTCGCTGTCGTCCTTCCGGTGTGCGCAAAGTTGAGGGTGCTGAGGGCTGGAAGGAGTATCCACGGCTATGTCATCAAGACTGGTTTGGAGTTTGACACTCTGTCTGGAAATGCTTTGGTATCAATGTACGCAAAATGTGGTGGGAGCATAGCTATGGATGATGCGCATCTAGCATTTTCTACAATTTGTTGCAAGGATGTGGTTTCATGGAACTCAATCATTGCGGGATATTCTGAGAATGGGTTGTTTGAAGAAGCACTTGCACTGTTTGGTCAGATGATCTCAGAGGAATGCCTTCCAAACTATTCAACATTGGCTAATGTTCTTCCCTTCTGTTCACTTGTGGAGTATGGGAGGCACTATGGGAAAGAAATTCATGGTTTTGTGGTCCGACATGGTTTAGAAATGGATATATCTGTTAGCAATGCGCTGATGGCACATTATTCCAAGGTTTGTGAAATGAGGGCTGTAGAATCAATATTTAGAAGTTCAAAAATGGGAGATATCGTTACATGGAACACTGTCATTGCGGGATATGTGATGAATCGGTATCCCTCAAGGGCATTGAAACTGTTTCAGGGGCTTTTGTTTGCCGGAATGGCTCCTGATTCTGTTTCTCTTATCAGCCTACTTACTGCTTGTGCCCAAGTAGGCAATCTCAGAGTGGGCATCAGGGTTCATGGTTATATTTTTCGACATCCTGAACTTCTTCAAGAAACATCATTAATGAATGCTCTTGTCAGCTTTTACAGCCAGTGTGACAGGTTTGATGCTGCTTTTCGATCTTTTATCACTATTCAGAACAAAGACTCAGTATCCTGGAACGCAATTCTCTCTGCTTGTGCAAACAGTGAACACCATATTGAACAGTTCTTTAGACTCCTTGGTGAAATGTGGCATGACGTAACTCAGTGGGACTCTGTCACGATCTTGAATATTATCCGCATGAGTACGTTCTGTGGGATTAAGATGGTTCAAGAATCTCATGGATATTCCTTGCGAGTCGGTTATACTGGTGATTCTTCAGTTGCGAATGCTATTCTAGACGCATATGCAAAGTGTGGCTACCTGCATGATGCAGAAACACTCTTCAGAAGCCTTGCAGGACGGAACATTGTTACTGGCAATACAATGATTTCTTGCtacctaaaaaataattgtgtGGAGGATGCTGAGATGACCTTCAACCATATGGCTGAGAAAGATTTAACTACATGGAATCTGATGAGCCGGTTGTATGCACAGAACGATTTGTGTGATCAAGCTTTTTGCTTGTTCCATCAGTTGCAATCTGAAGGACTAAACCCTGATACTATAAGCATTACAAATATTCTTTCGGCTTGCATCCATCTGAGCTCAGTGCAACTTGTGAAACAATGCCATGGTTACATGCTTAGAGCATCCCTAGAAGATATTCATCTAGAAGGAGCACTTCTTGATGCATACTCTAAGTGTGGGAACATAGCCAATGCATACAACCTCTTTCAAGTTAGCCTGCATAAGGACCTTGTCATATTCACAGCCATGATAGGAGCTTATGCAATGCATGGAATGGCAGAAAAGGCGGTAGAACTATTCTCCAAAATGCTTACACTTGACATTAAGCCAGACCATGTAGTTCTGACTGCTCTTCTGTCAGCCTGCAGTCATGCAGGGCTTGTCGATGCTGGAATTAAGATTTTCAAGTCCATCAGAGAGATCTATGGAGTTGAACCAACAGAAGAGCACTGTGCATGCATGGTTGACCTTCTTGCCCGTTCTGGGCGTCTCCAAGATGCATACAGTTTTGCGTTGGATATGCCTCCTCATGTGGTCAATGCCAATGCATGGGGCTCCTTGCTAGGGGCATGCAAGGTCCATGGAGAGGTCAAAATTGGTCAGCTTGCAGCTGATCGCTTGTTCTCCATGGAGGCTGAGGACATCGGGAACTATGTGATCATGTCAAACATCTTTGCGGCTGATGATAAATGGGAAAGTGTTGAGCATGTCAGGAAACTGATGAAATCCAAGGATATGAAAAAACCTGCAGGATGCAGCTGGATTGAGGTTGAGAAGACACGGCATTTGTTTGTAGCCAGTGATGTTCAGCACCAAGATAGGTTTTCTATCTACGATGTGTTGGGAAGTTTGTATCAGCAAATCAGAGGTACACAGGGAGGGACAGAACATTTAGTTGTGACTTATGAGCTGTGACATAAAACACTCAGTAAATTACTTGGTGTTCTGGCCCCGTCATTGTTTTGGGTTGCCAAAGATCTCCATGGAACTGAGTGACCTTTCCATCACATCTTCCGTGGTGAGCTTGGAATCTCATTATTTGGTTTGATTCTGTTTTAACCTTCTTGTCACTGTTGTTCTTGATGTTTTGGTGTAACACTTTTTCTCACTTATGCTTGCCATTGTGCAGAGTAATAAGTAACAGCTACTGATGTTTTTCTTGGAATACTTACACTACATATCACTTGCAGGGATTGCAATCTCATATCTTTCCAATTTTTTTCAGGACAACAAATGGAGACATCTGCTTACAACCGTGAACCGGTTGGAGTGTCTTTGTCAGCTCAAAAAAAGATTGGTTCCTGGCGATGCATTGTTCTTCCTGAGGTAAGCAATGCTAAGCGTGTCATTTGGAGGCGAAGCAAAATCCCCTCCACCCACAAACCGTGCGAAGAAAGTATTTTTCGCTCCCCGGAATCCGCTGTGACCCATGAGCGGTTGATGGATTTCAGGGGAACAGCTGACGCAGCACAGACGTCCGAAGCTAGCAAGGCATCCTCGTCCTCACGTACGTCCGATCTGCCCCCTTCCACGCCGTGGTTCCGGGAGCTGTGGGTCAACGCCGACAAATAGTTGCAGCCGTCGCCTAAGGTATGTCAAATCGAGAGAGGAGATTGGACGCTGTGGCGCTGTGTTCTGTGTGGTTGGTGGTGCTTCTTGGGTCATTTGCAAACACCTCCTCTAAGATAGCCTGTCTGCAAACACCACTTTCTTAATCGAGAAGGTGGTACTTCTTGATTCTAATTGATGAATCAAGAAAGATGGAGTCTAGTATATACAAAATGTGGTCATTTGCAAAGCAGACAGAGAAAAGGGTTGAAGATCTATATTCAGATGTGAAAAAGGTAAGATTATACTTCCTCTGATTCCATGCATAAGTCATCTTTGAATTCCTAACTCATTTCCAAATATAAGTCATAACTTGAGGCACCTTTTactctcattttttttccttctttgtcCTTTATGAATACATGTTACCACTCGTGAACATGTCCCCACTGTGTATAAATGAAGGGCAACGAGCTGATTTCATCACTTTCTTAATCCTTGTGCACAAGTATAAAAAACCATTTGTATTTGGAATCAGAGTCtcagaggaagtatatattatcATTTGTTTTGACATTCATGTGAACATAGATCTAAGGCAGAAATGTTGTATTTCTTCTGGGTACGGC of the Oryza sativa Japonica Group chromosome 2, ASM3414082v1 genome contains:
- the LOC4329053 gene encoding putative pentatricopeptide repeat-containing protein At5g08490 → MLMFPLARPPGRHYADATLRRGQWRLSHHLRAAAAATSGGGAPDVFDAVPALDDRMRCSALLRERAVGGDHYGCTSLLRWMLARGLRPNRLALAAAVKSSSALPDCRGGAALGRCLHGLAVKVGYADGAVVAKAVMDMYGRIGSLADAHTVFDEMSCSDAVCRNILITASSRAGLYNDVFHLFRAMLASGVDESMPTAVTVAVVLPVCAKLRVLRAGRSIHGYVIKTGLEFDTLSGNALVSMYAKCGGSIAMDDAHLAFSTICCKDVVSWNSIIAGYSENGLFEEALALFGQMISEECLPNYSTLANVLPFCSLVEYGRHYGKEIHGFVVRHGLEMDISVSNALMAHYSKVCEMRAVESIFRSSKMGDIVTWNTVIAGYVMNRYPSRALKLFQGLLFAGMAPDSVSLISLLTACAQVGNLRVGIRVHGYIFRHPELLQETSLMNALVSFYSQCDRFDAAFRSFITIQNKDSVSWNAILSACANSEHHIEQFFRLLGEMWHDVTQWDSVTILNIIRMSTFCGIKMVQESHGYSLRVGYTGDSSVANAILDAYAKCGYLHDAETLFRSLAGRNIVTGNTMISCYLKNNCVEDAEMTFNHMAEKDLTTWNLMSRLYAQNDLCDQAFCLFHQLQSEGLNPDTISITNILSACIHLSSVQLVKQCHGYMLRASLEDIHLEGALLDAYSKCGNIANAYNLFQVSLHKDLVIFTAMIGAYAMHGMAEKAVELFSKMLTLDIKPDHVVLTALLSACSHAGLVDAGIKIFKSIREIYGVEPTEEHCACMVDLLARSGRLQDAYSFALDMPPHVVNANAWGSLLGACKVHGEVKIGQLAADRLFSMEAEDIGNYVIMSNIFAADDKWESVEHVRKLMKSKDMKKPAGCSWIEVEKTRHLFVASDVQHQDRFSIYDVLGSLYQQIRGTQGGTEHLVVTYEL